The following is a genomic window from Niabella soli DSM 19437.
ACCCGCAACGGTCTTACGTTTACCCTTACGTGTACGGCTGTTGGTTTTTGTACGCTGACCACGAACCGGCAATCCTTTTCTGTGGCGCAGCCCACGGTAACAAGCGATATCCAGCAGGCGTTTGATGTTCATCTGAACCTCGCTTCTCAATTGACCTTCTACCTTCAACTCTTCAGTGATCGTAGAACGGATCGCATTCAGATCAGCATCATTCCACTCCGTTACTTTTTTGTTACGGTCGATACTATTCTTATCCAGAATATATTTTGCGGTAGAAGGGCCGATACCATAGATATAGGTAAGGCCGATTTCGCCTCTTTTGTTTTTTGGTAAGTCTACTCCGGCAATACGTGCCATATTTTAAATTTATTGTTTTTAGTTCTTAGTTTCTGGTTAACGGTTCAACAACAAACTATAAACCATGGACTATAAATAATTACCCTTGTCTTTGCTTAAAGCGGGGATTCTTTTTGTTAATAATATAAAGCTTCCCTTTGCGACGTACAATTTTGCAGTCGGCGCTACGCTTTTTTATGGACGCTCTTACTCTCATTTTATTTAATGTTTGATATTTGACGTTTATGCTTGACGTTTAAACCAGAGAACACCTCAAACCTGCCCGTCCGGTCAGGCGGGCTTTAAACTTCAAACCCTTGAACCATTTTAATTCCGGTACCGGAAATTGATCCGCCCCCTTGTTAGATCATAAGGCGACATTTCCAATCCCACTTTATCCCCCGGAAGAATGCGGATATAGTGCATACGCATTTTTCCGGAAATTGTTGCCAAAACCTCATGCCCGTTCTCTAACTTCACCCTGAACATCGCGTTGGACAAGGCTTCCACGATCACTCCGTCTTGTTTTATTAATGGTTGTTTTGACATACAAATTTTAGGGCTGCAAAGATAGGTATATTCTGTATAATAAAAAAGCCTTATTCTGCTTAATTTCAGAATAAAGCTGGTATATCTTCCTTTATAAGGGTATCGCTTTGCCAAAAACTAGTGCACCAAAGGCACCTTAGTCATCTGTAAATGAATGTTTTGCAACTCATTTACCATTATCTGACGATCGTATTGCCGGCGATCCTCCCGGTACCATATTTCACTCCTGGAAAAATTATCAGCCGCCGCCACCAGCACTCTGAAGGGTCCCTTACCATATTTGACACCCCGCCCTGACTCATTGTCCATTTTTTCAAATCCCAGGCGCATCAACTGTGCTTCAGTGAGTGGAATGCCCTTAACTTGATCGGGCCGGTACCAGAACTCCTGTACTCCATTATCTACGCAAACCTCGCCTTCTTCGGTACTAACCCGTACAACGGAGCCTTCACGCGACACCCCGTCATCCTTTACGATAACCCAGTCGCCTGGTTTCAATTCGTTTAACAGCATAGCTAAAATTTATTTAAACCAATGAATTACAAGCATAAATATAGCTTTTTTTTGCCTTGGGCGTTAATAAATCATTAATTAAATATAAATTTTTTGTTAGAGTTTGGCACGTTTGTTGGACCCAAGGGCTAATTAAAATTTTATCTAATGAAAAAAATCGTATTAAGCCTTTTTTCTCTTGCTGTTATAGCAGGCGCAAACGCGCAAAGCGGAACTGTATTAGTTGGTGGTAATGTTGATTTTAACTCCCGCTCTTTTAAGGACAGCGCCGGCAACAAAGACAACATGAATTATTTTCAAATCTCCCCAACTGTTGGTTACCAGTTTAATGACAACTGGACTGTTGGTGTTGTTGGATCTGTTAGCACCACTAAAAACGCCAGTGTTTTTGGAAGCGATGACCTAATAGGTATCAGCGGTATCCAGTATGATAATAACGTAAAGACCACTGCATGGGGCGTTGGTCCATTTGTACGTTATACGGCTCCATTAAGCGACATTTTCGCCGTTTATGGTCAATTGCAAGGTCAATACATGTCCTCCAAGGTAAAAGTTAATGGCCAGAATGCTAATTCTCAAGAAAAGAATGGTTTTAATGTAGGCTTCTACCCCGCCGTATTCATTAATGTGAAAAACGGATTTGGCTTGAACTTCAATGTTGGCGGTATTGAGTATGCATCCATGAAATACAAACAAAGCCAGGATAAAGTAAACAACTTTAATGTGACTTTTGGCCGTTCTGTAGGAATTGGTCTATCCAAGAACTTCTAATTAAGTTTAGAATACTTCTTATGCAGCTCCGTTTTTGCGGGGCTGTTTTTTTATGTGTTGGCGGCGCGCGGATTGCGCCGATTTACGCGGACGAAAGCCCTGGTATTTCTCGCAAAGACGCAGAGGAGCAACGGCGCAACGGGTTGCGCTCTGGAAAAGTAAAAGTATTCTCGGATTGCACGGATTTTCACAGAACTTTTAAATCTGTGTATTCTGCGAAATCCGTGAGAACTAAAGATAACCTATGACGGATTTATACAGAAGAGTTTTAGAATCTGTAGGCGTCTGTGAGAACAAATCTGCTCGCAATTGCCGCATTGCAATAATTCTTTCGCTGAACTTACTACTTTTATACAAAAAACGTGACGCGGATCGGCCTTTTATCAGACACCCATGGCTTTTTAGACGAAGCCGTATTTACTTATTTTAAAGATTGTGATGCCATCTGGCATGCCGGTGATTTTGGCAATAAGGAATTGGCCGAACAGCTCGGGGCATTTAAACCCCTGCGCGGTGTATATGGCAATATTGATGGACAGGAGCTCCGCAGCCTGTTTCCGGAAACGCTTGTTTTTAGATGCGAGGGCGTAAAAGTATTGATGAAACATATTGGTGGTTATCCGCCTAATTATAATAAAGATACCAGGCCCCTGCTCCGGACGGAACAACCGCAACTTTTTATCAGCGGTCATTCCCATATTTTAAAAATCATGTATGACGACCGCCGGCAGTGCCTCCATATGAACCCCGGCGCGGCGGGCAAGCAGGGCTGGCATAAAGTAAGGACGCTGATCCGTTTTTCCATTGACGGAACAGCTATTAAAGATTGTGAAGTGATTGAACTAAAAGGAAAATAAAAACGGGCCTATTTCAGCAACCACATCAATTTATTTATATCGTCAACACCACCATACTGGCGGGTCAATGCAGCAATGAGATTATCCCTGTTGTAATTATTTTCTGACGCAGGATATAACCAGCGGACAGGGATCGCATTTTTATCATTTTCATTTAATGAAGTAGCCGGATTAACAGGGAATACAGGGTACTTATTCCTGCGATACTCGAAGAATGCGGTAACGGGGTCCTGCATAAAATTAAGCAAATAGCGCTGCTGCCCTATCTGTTTTAACTGGTCTGCGGCCGTTGTCTTAAATGCCGCCTCTCCCGTAAAATAGCCATCGATATATGTTTGGGTAATAGGCATTCCATGTACATAGCCGGTTTTAACGGGCAAAAAAGAAGCGAGTGCATCTTTTACACCGGATTCATAGTAATCCCTGGCAGTTCCAGTAGTGATCCAGCCAAGTACCCGCGCTTCCGCCAATACCAATTGCTGCTCTGCATAGGTGACCATCATGCGCGGATCACCGGCAACTTCTTTTAAATAGCGGGAATTGATCAACGCATATTTATTGGCAATTAAATTGGTCGTGATCAGGTTGTAATCGTCGCCCACATTTGCTCCCACATAGGCAGCGGGATCATTTTCAGGAACACCGGAGGACAACTGTGCCTTTGAAGGATCGGCAAAATAATAAAGTCTTCTGTCGTTAAGACTTTTTAATGCGTCGGTCACCAATGAACTTATAATGGTACGACTGGTAAACAGATCATTAGTGCCCGACAAAGGATGCACATTTACGGAGGAATAGTTGAGTCCTAAAAACCCGGTATTATTCTGCAGTAGTATACCGCCGTTCACAATGTCAGCAAAACGGCCCTTCACATTCAATGAGGCTGCATCTGCTTTTGTACTCAATGACAGTAACACTTTTAAAGCGAAGGCATTTACAGCTCTCCGCCATTTATTCGGATCTCCGCTATAAGGCGTAGGGTCTCCATCAAACTTAGTTCCCTGGGCAAAATACTGATCCGCACTTTTCAGCTCATCCAAAATTCCTTTAAGCACATCTTCCTGCGTATCATAGCTGGCCCGGATATTGCCTGTTGCCCCTTGCCCTGTTTGACTATAAGGAATATCGCCTACCTGCATGGTAAGCCGGTAAAACATAAATGCTCTCGAAAAAGCCGCCAGTCCTTTATACGAATTTTCCATGCTTGTTCCCGTGGCGTAGTCCACCATACTTGCTGCGTTAGTAACCAGGATCATCGGTGAAAAATCGGATGATCCGATGGCATTATACTGGGTACCCAAAATGGTTTCATTACCATAAGCAATATATTTTGACAACCCATTGTCCGACAAATAGGCTTTGGCATCGCGGCCCTGGAACTTCAGGTTTTGCAAAATGATATTGGTGGCGAGCAAAGAGGCGCTTACTTTTTCTGTAGCGTCGGGGTTGGCATTAATCTCGTCAAACTTACTGCAGGAGCTCAGGAGCACCAGAACGGGCAGCGCCATCACACAGCAGGTTCTAAATAATTTATTCATTTTTTCAAATTTTTGTGTTGTTCTTAATCATTAAAAATCCAGCTTTACATTCAACCCGATGTAACGGAGGGATGGATCGGTAAAGTTTTCCGTGCCGCCATCTATATCAGAATACTTGAATTGCTTGGCCCAGTAAATAAGATTCTGCCCTATTGCTGAAACGGCAATTCCTTTTGCATTGATCTTTTGAGCCCAGTTCCGCGGTAAACGCCAGGTCAACGCAACTTCTCTGAGTTTCAGAAAGGTAGTGCTGTATAAATCAACTGACGAAGGCACGCCGCCCCAGGCAGTTCCTTTGTGCAAGGCCGTCACATAAGATTTATAGGTGGTATAAACATCATTAGGCGCAAACGTGCGGGTATCGCTGACCACA
Proteins encoded in this region:
- a CDS encoding outer membrane beta-barrel protein, whose product is MKKIVLSLFSLAVIAGANAQSGTVLVGGNVDFNSRSFKDSAGNKDNMNYFQISPTVGYQFNDNWTVGVVGSVSTTKNASVFGSDDLIGISGIQYDNNVKTTAWGVGPFVRYTAPLSDIFAVYGQLQGQYMSSKVKVNGQNANSQEKNGFNVGFYPAVFINVKNGFGLNFNVGGIEYASMKYKQSQDKVNNFNVTFGRSVGIGLSKNF
- the ykgO gene encoding type B 50S ribosomal protein L36, with the protein product MRVRASIKKRSADCKIVRRKGKLYIINKKNPRFKQRQG
- a CDS encoding metallophosphoesterase family protein encodes the protein MTRIGLLSDTHGFLDEAVFTYFKDCDAIWHAGDFGNKELAEQLGAFKPLRGVYGNIDGQELRSLFPETLVFRCEGVKVLMKHIGGYPPNYNKDTRPLLRTEQPQLFISGHSHILKIMYDDRRQCLHMNPGAAGKQGWHKVRTLIRFSIDGTAIKDCEVIELKGK
- the infA gene encoding translation initiation factor IF-1 — translated: MSKQPLIKQDGVIVEALSNAMFRVKLENGHEVLATISGKMRMHYIRILPGDKVGLEMSPYDLTRGRINFRYRN
- the rpsM gene encoding 30S ribosomal protein S13, yielding MARIAGVDLPKNKRGEIGLTYIYGIGPSTAKYILDKNSIDRNKKVTEWNDADLNAIRSTITEELKVEGQLRSEVQMNIKRLLDIACYRGLRHRKGLPVRGQRTKTNSRTRKGKRKTVAGKKKAAKK
- a CDS encoding SusD/RagB family nutrient-binding outer membrane lipoprotein, with amino-acid sequence MNKLFRTCCVMALPVLVLLSSCSKFDEINANPDATEKVSASLLATNIILQNLKFQGRDAKAYLSDNGLSKYIAYGNETILGTQYNAIGSSDFSPMILVTNAASMVDYATGTSMENSYKGLAAFSRAFMFYRLTMQVGDIPYSQTGQGATGNIRASYDTQEDVLKGILDELKSADQYFAQGTKFDGDPTPYSGDPNKWRRAVNAFALKVLLSLSTKADAASLNVKGRFADIVNGGILLQNNTGFLGLNYSSVNVHPLSGTNDLFTSRTIISSLVTDALKSLNDRRLYYFADPSKAQLSSGVPENDPAAYVGANVGDDYNLITTNLIANKYALINSRYLKEVAGDPRMMVTYAEQQLVLAEARVLGWITTGTARDYYESGVKDALASFLPVKTGYVHGMPITQTYIDGYFTGEAAFKTTAADQLKQIGQQRYLLNFMQDPVTAFFEYRRNKYPVFPVNPATSLNENDKNAIPVRWLYPASENNYNRDNLIAALTRQYGGVDDINKLMWLLK